AGCGGAAGTTCAGCTAGCTCGTTGGGTAAGCCGCTTCCTTCATAACTCCGGCAACTAACTGATATGCATTCGTCCAAGCTTCCCGGACCGGCGGAGTAAACCTTTCCCCCAAACCTTTTTCCAAGGTTCGCAAGAGTGCCTCTCCCACAATGTCATAATGCTCAGGCATTACCCCATACTGAACGTGCCTTCGACCCAGGTCTTGCAATACCGGAACCACCGTGTCCCATCGATCCATCCCTTTGACCACAAACCCAATGGCTTGCATGAGTTTATTGGCTTGCTCCGAAATGGCCGTTTTGAACATCGGTCGTACCGATGGAGCCATCTCAAAAAGCACTGAGTAAAAGAGTTCCCCAGCAGCCTGGGCATTTGGTTCTATCCATTCCCAGCTTTGACGAACCAACGCTTTC
This genomic interval from Candidatus Methylacidithermus pantelleriae contains the following:
- a CDS encoding globin family protein — encoded protein: MTEDRKALVRQSWEWIEPNAQAAGELFYSVLFEMAPSVRPMFKTAISEQANKLMQAIGFVVKGMDRWDTVVPVLQDLGRRHVQYGVMPEHYDIVGEALLRTLEKGLGERFTPPVREAWTNAYQLVAGVMKEAAYPTS